GGCTGAGAATAAACAGCGCTCTGCGACTGTAATCCCGTTGCCGTGGCGACGGCGCTCCGCGAAGTGGGCGTGTCGGAGGCGTGTCTTTGTGGAGTGGGCGTGTTGGGAGCGGGGTCTGAAGGGACCGCCCTCCCTGCGCTCAGCGCGGACATTCTTCGCATAGCTGCTCCGGGGCTCCCGCGGTGGCCGGGAAGTGACTCTTCCTGGCAGAGGGTGGCTCGAAGCGAAGCGCAGAGCCCGAAACATGAGGAGGACGGGCGGGGCGCAGAAAGGGGCTCTGCCCACctgggcctctgtgggcacctcaCGTCCCAGTGCAGGTTGCCCCTTATCACTACCCTGCCACCGTTTCTGGTCGTCAAGACCTCCACTTCGCTACCCTGACTGCCTTGCGGTGCCCCCTCCCTGACTCATATCCTTATTCTGTACGCCAGGACACTTCGCGAGGGCTTATTTTTCACCGCCAGCTCCCCATCCGTGGCCTCCCTTCCTATTCCAAAAGCAGGCCTTGAATTTACCATTTCTGGCTCAAGTCTTCAGGAGGCCAGCCCAAAGCGCACCAGCAGGGAAAATGTGGGCCTCTTGGGTAGATTCTTTCAGTCCTAGAGGCAGGGTAATAGGATTCAGAGGTAGAGGGCAGCCTCCTCGCTTTCAGTTGCTCAAATTACAGGGACTTGCCCTACTCGCTGTAATCTCTTTATGGAGCATTTGGAGTCAGGAGCACCAGGACCAGGTTCCCCATTAGGAGGAGAGTTTTACCCTGAAAAGACTGAGTCACAGACCAGCAGTGTAACcgggatggaaggaagggggaCAAAAAGAAACACTGGCCAGGTAAAGATGGAGAGAGCTTCTCACTGTGGCCACTAGTTCACTGTGAGGCTGTTTAGCTCTGCTCTTCTGAATGTTAAACCACTTTCCTGGTGTGTGTCGGCCCCTAGGCTGTGATCTGATCTGAAGACACAGAAGGCTGGGGACAACCTGGGGTGGAGACACAGAAGGCTGGGATAGGCTAGGAGCTGCAGGCAgagaaaataaacccttttctctgttTGAGTCTCATCTCTCCAAACCAAACAGCCTCCAGGAGgtaggcaagagagagaggaccTGTGCCTAGGACAAGTGGCTAAACAGACACTTTTTGGGTCAAGGACATGGGCCAACTGCATGGCTAGGTTCTCTGGTTCTGTGGTGGCTGCAATTTCCACAAAAGTGGCCCTTTTCTGTGGTGGCTGCAATTTCCACAAAAGTGGCCCTCTGGAGCAAGTGGCAGGTGGATGCTGTTGGGTAGGCTTCAGGGCAGGAAGGTCTCCTGAGACACTTGGGACTCTGGGAGAAATGGGACCCTGCCTTAGTCTGCAGTTCTGGTTTCAAAGTTGGCAGTCCATCTAGTGTGGGTCTGACCTGCTGTCTGGTCTCATGCCTgttcattcccctccccctcctcaccaacccccaccccaccaccccaagCGGATGGCTTGTGTATTTATTCTTCCactggccttttaaaaaaaacacttgacTCTTGCAGCAGAACCTAAAGGAGGCTCTGGCACCTCTCAGGCACTTGAGTATCAGACAGAGAGACTGTTCCCAAGCTGGGGACCACACTCATCTCAGAGCTCCTCAGGTCTGTACAGAAGGAAAGATAGCGCATCAACACTTACCACTAAGCCCACGGGTATGAAGGAaccgagggagggagggagggagggaggtgctaGCCTTGTTAGGAGACAATGTGAGGAATCAAATGCCCCCAAGCACCAACACTTTGTTTGTCCCCACATTCCTGGTGCTATGTCCTCTGCAGGTTGCTTAACTTCCCTGAACCCTCGTTGCCTCTGCCCcgaactcaataaatatttacagatCACCTCTCTAGGCACCAGAAATGAAGAATCCAAGTCATGCTGCGTCCtgctcacacagaaacacagctgTGTCTCATGGGGATGCTTAAGAGGCTCAACCTCTTTGGTGCCCAGATGTAGGATGAATACAtggctgctttcccaggaggAGCCTGGCTGGTGGTCCACTGCCCAGGTTAAAATGAATGTATGGGGGAGTGTGGCCAGAAAGCCATTACCACCTGTCCCAGGGCCCCACTTGCTTTCCAGCCCTCTGTGGGgatcacccctcccccttcatGCCGTGACGTCTGTAATGCTGTGCTGACATCACCCGTCACTCTCAGGACCCCGAGTCTAGACTTTCTCGGAACACCTCCCTGCCAAGCAGCCCAGCCAGAGTGTGCGCTAATAGCTTGGAGCCTCTAACAGCTTCTGACCACAGCGCAGCCTGCTCCCTGCAAGCCCTTTGAAGCCAGCATTTCCTTCGCAAACTTGCTTTGCATATTCTGGTCAGAGCTGAATCAGACTGGCAGGAATTACCCATCGGTAATAATCTAGGTGGCTGTCACAGCTTGCCAGTGACACAGGAGGGCTGCAGGTGATGTGAGGATTCATCTGATTCTACCTCAGAGCCGTGACCCAAGAAGCTCAGCCAGCCCCCTCCCCTCATAGAGAATGAGCAGAAGAGAAAACGGGGAAAGAAAGGCtcaagtcacttttttttttcattaaaaaatagtgctctttattataaattactgaaatgtttcttttctgagtataaatataaatatatgtgcaaagTCTGAGTTGAACTGGGATTTGGTTGAGTTTTTCAAGCATCTTCAGACAGCCTCGAAGGCCTGAGTGGGGAGAGGGGCGGGCTGGAGGTGGATTTTTATAAAAGTGATTGAGGCAAATTGTAAACATTATTCaaaacaacagagagaaaaaagccaCCCCAACACACAGCTGCCCCACCCAGCCCCATACCTGACTCAGAAAACTGTTGTTTCTCCCCCAAAACAGGCCCAGTTCCAGGTAATTCCATGGCTGCTGCATTCCCGTGAGGCCCCTGTGAGCAAGCGGGCACGGGAAGGCTTCTCCATCACCTCCCGCCTGCCCCAGGTGAGAAGGGAGGGCTGTGCAGGGCCTTGAGGCCCTCGGACCGACCGACCCAGAGATGCCTAAGACTGGCAATGTCTTCCCAGTGTTAACTCAGGAGTCTCCTGAGTGACTGGGTCTCTCAACTCTCTGCATATTGGCTGTGTTTGGCTCCTTGTGTGCCAATCCCCATCCCTGGGACAGAGGGCATTTAAGGCGAGTCTCCTAGCCCCACCTAGGAGAGACAAAACAGAACCCTCCATCTGctccaaggacctgggttcctcTGTTGACCTGCCTCCCTTCGGTGGTGGAAAAGGTGGCCAAACTCACCAGCCCCATCCGTTTGTCTCCCTTCTAAATGCTACTGCCTCTTCACAACGGGGAGGGTTCTGGGGTGCCAGAGGACTTTGGGATCTGCGAGGTTTCATTAGCTGCCCCATGGGAGAGGAACCTGGCACCAGTATAGCTCTCTTCAGGTCActcccttgcctctctctctctccggaGCCAGGAGCCACCACTCCTCACCTCGGCTGGGCAGTGGGAGTGGCTATTTCTTTGGCCAGCCCCCAAACCCTTCACACAcccttttctcttccatcttccccCCCCCAGGCCTGGCGCCTGCTCTTGATCAAACCAAATCAAAGCGCAAACAAGTTCCAGCGGGAAAGTCTGAAGATTCCCCCTGCAGTTCTAAGTTCAACACTCGGAGGTGTCCCCACctcccttgggaagcagagcgggtgtggaggaagggaaggggagagtcCGCTTGTCAATGGTATTGTCCCACCAGGCCGGGCCAGCTGGCTCCACTTGAGAGACgctggagctggggagggagaaagcaggtggcatctccccctcccctcagacGAATTCCAGGTCCTGCCAGCCCCACTCTGCAGGAGTGGAGGGCCCGAGGAAGAAGCCAATCTGCCCCTGGCTCACTGGGAGCTACTGACCGTTGGGGCTGGATTTTTGTGCTTGTGCCATGTGTCTCGGAGGAGAGGCGACCTACCGACCCAGGCCCCCCTCTGACCCTTTTGCTCCTTAAAGTGGAGCATCATACTGGTCCAGGAACTCCCGAATGGGTCCAGGCAGCTGGGTCACTTTCTCATAGGAGTCCAGGTGGCCGTTGACAGTCTTCCGACAAAGATGCTGGAGGGTGGCCACGTTGGAGGAGAGAGGTCGGCTCAGTACCAGCGGAATCTTCTCGCCCCCAGAATAGATGTAGTAAGCTCTCTTGGGGGTACTCCCGGGGAGTGCCTGGGCAGGAGGCTGCTCCGGAACTTCGGAGGAGGGTTCCGTGGGTggcaaagagaaggagggggtCCCTGGGGGCGGCATGTAGTGGTGCACCAGCTTGAGTACACAGTCGAAGCGGGGAACTGGCTGCGTGCTTCGGGGGTCACTCTGCAGCGAAAAGCTGCCCCCCTCGCACTGGATGCGTAGGTTCTTGGTCCCCGACTGGGTCTTGACGCTCAGCGTGAAGAAGTGGCGCTGGTCCGAGCTGTCGCGTATAAGAAAGGTGCCCGCGGGCTCGGCGCTGAGCAGCAGGTTCGCCTCGCCGCCGGTCACGGCGCTCCAGTAGAATCCGCTCTCCTGCAGCTTGCGCACGGCGTTCACCACCAGCTGGTACTCGCTTTTGGAGCTGAAGGTCTTGAGGCGCAGGCTGGTGTCCAGGGGGCGGCTCATCCCGGCGGCGGGAAACTTGCTGTGGGTGACCATGGCGCACGGAGCCAGCGTGGATCTGCGCGGCGGCGGCTGCAGCTGCTTCGCGGCCTCCGCACAGCGGCCGCTACCGCATCCCGGGGAGCTGCAGACAGCAAAGCGTGTGGCGCGTGAGTGCCCGGAACCCTCCAGCGTGCCCGGCCCTCCAGCCTCCGCCTAGCGCCCGGGGCACCCCTTTGCCCCGCTTTAGACCGTGCCTCGGACCCAGCCACCTCGCGGAACTCTACTGGCCTCTGTCACTACCGGCCAACCCCAGACAGACCCTTCCCCAGCCCGCCTTAGGAGAACGCCCAGAGAAACTCGCGCGTGGAAGTTGGGTCTCCAGGAGCGCGGCCAGGATGGGGAGAAACACAAGAGCCCTAGGGACGCTCAGGGCGCCGCTCAGTCCGGTGCCCTCAGTGGCGAGGGCGAAAAAAGGGGGGTGCCAAACCCGAGATATgtgagagaggggacaggagaaaCCCGAGGGCCCCTGTCTGAGTATTACGGGAACCAGGGATCTTCGGTTCTCATCCGCTCTGCCCCCTACCTCGTCCCCTCCCTACCGGGAATGACccgggaaggggaggagaaaccGGGAAAAGCTCCCGAGCTGGACCGAGGCCCCCACCCTTCCCCACACCGCGCCCCTCCTTCCTACCTAGTCCCGAAGCGAAGTCTCCGGCCTTGGGGTTGCGCCTCCTATGGTCCCCGAGGCGAGGCGGTGGCCAGCAGTGGCTCGCGCTGCGCCCAGATGTGGGTAGCCGTGAAGTCTACAAAGGGGCTCCCCGTGCGTGCGCCCCCTCTGGCTTCGCTGCTCCCCGGGCCGACGAGGCGCGCTCCTGGGTGAATCAGGCAAAGGACCCGGGTGAGGGACCTCGACGGAGAGCTGGGCCGGGCAGGGGGCGTCCGGGAGCCCTGAGAGACAGCAGTCGTAAGAGCAGGCGAGTGTAGAGTCGGAGTTAGAGCCGCCGCGGAGGCCGCGCGCGCGGGTATTTACCCGGCCAGTAGCCCCGCCCCCCGATTCCTGGAACTGCGCGGCCGGTCTTCTTGTAATGTTTAGTCACTACTCTGCACTGAAAGGCTGTGCGCGGAGGGCGAGGGAGGGGCCGCGGAGGGCGGGCTCGGAGCTGGGGCCTCCAGGACCCGCCGAGACTCACCCAGAGGGAGACAAAGCGCGGCGCGAGGCTGCCCGACCGGCGGGCGCGGCGCCAGCGGTGGCCGAGCGTTCCTGGCAGCGGCCCCTCCCCCCGCGCTCCGCCCCCAACTTCTCATTCAcactttcccccctcccttctaagaaggctGGTTTCTGGCAGAGGCGGGGGCGCCGCGATGGGAGCGCGCGGGCAGTTCTAGGAGGCCAGCCGGGAGAGGCTCCCTCCTGgcacccccttccctttcttttgaaCCCCGCGGGGACGCTCCCCTCGCTCCCACTCAGGCCACTCCGAGGTTCTCATGTACAGTTCCAAGCATCCCGTGCCAGCCAAAAGGGACGTAGGACCATTCAGCCACCAGCCCACTGGGGACCTAggaagtggaggtgggggaaTGCGAGACGTTTACCTGTAGACAGGTCCAAAAGATGAAGCGGCGAGATCCAGAAGTGGAGGAGACATTGACTTCGAAGCAGCTGCCTGGCCTCAGCTCATTCGCCCATTGCCTGGTTCTTCGGTGACAGACGTGGGTGCTGATGCCCTTTGGGAAGTGGTGTGGGAGGAGCAGCTAACTACTACCTTATCACTCATCTGGGCCTCCCAACCTGCGTGGCGAACTGTGGGTCCGCCCAGGTGCTCTCGGGGCGGTGGGGGAGCTTAAGGAAAGAAACCCTGACCCCATGCTCGTCCCCCGAGTCCACTAGAGGGCGCGCTGGAGTCTTGTAGGGGAGCCCGAGTTTTGCTGTTTTCCAGgctctggggagagagagagagagaNNNNNNNNNNNNNNNNNNNNNNNNNNNNNNNNNNNNNNNNNNNNNNNNNNNNNNNNNNNNNNNNNNNNNNNNNNNNNNNNNNNNNNNNNNNNNNNNNNNNNNNNNNNNNNNNNNNNNNNNNNNNNNNNNNNNNNNNNNNNNNNNNNNNNNNNNNNNNNNNNNNNNNNNNNNNNNNNNNNNNNNNNNNNNNNNNNNNNNNNNNNNNNNNNNNNNNNNNNNNNNNNNNNNNNNNNNNNNNNNNNNNNNNNNNNNNNNNNNNNNNNNNNNNNNNNNNNNNNNNNNNNNNNNNNNNNNNNNNNNNNNNNNNNNNNNNNNNNNNNNNNNNNNNNNNNNNNNNNNNNNNNNNNNNNNNNNNNNNNNNNNNNNNNNNNNNNNNNNNNNNNNNNNNNNNNNNNNNNNNNNNNNNNNNNNNNNNNNNNNNNNNNNNNNNNNNNNNNNNNNNNNNNNNNNNNNNNNNNNNNNNNNNNNNNNNNNNNNNNNNNNNNNNNNNNNNNNNNNNNNNNNNNNNNNNNNNNNNNNNNNNNNNNNNNNNNNNNNNNNNNNNNNNNNNNNNNNNNNNNNNNNNNNNNNNNNNNNNNNNNNNNNNNNNNNNNNNNNNNNNNNNNNNNNNNNNNNNNNNNNNNNNNNNNNNNNNNNNNNNNNNNNNNNNNNNNNNNNNNNNNNNNNNNNNNNNNNagagagagagagagagagagagagagagagagagagagagagagagagagagagagagagaggaacccagagagaggagcttcaCTTCCCGAGACAGGGTCAAACCTGGGAATGAATGTCGACTAGGAGGACTGTCCACAGAGCGTTGTTACGGGTTCAGCCACTGCCTGACAGTCGCTGAGGTGTTAGAATGGACCCTCCCTTGCCTCTACGTTTTAGGGTGTCTGAACTTTCCTGAtggtggggtggagagggagtATTGATAAGAGCAGGTGATTGAGGTGAAAGGTTGTTTACTCCTTGTCACGTGAGTACCAATAAAGGCCTAGTGTGGAGTTTTGcaacaggcagcaggaagcagcagCCACTCGAGAACCAGCTAAGTGACACACAGTGTCTGCTCTCAGGGGGCTTTCTGACCTGCCCTCTTGGATACCACAGGCTTCTTATAACACCAGTAGGAAGGCAAACTGACTACACACATTAGCTTGGTCTAGGAGGGAGGGCTGCCTGCTTCCCTTCTGGCCCACTGTGTCCAACCTGCTCCACTGAGGAACTGAGAGAGACTCAGGCAGGTGCACTGCCTCTCTGGACTCAGTCTTGTTATCAGTTAAATGGGGATGGCTGCCTCcccctgcaatcccagtactcaagaggcttaggggcctttttaaaaatatctcacaCTGGTCTGATGAGCAAATACTCACAACAGATGGAGATCCAGTCTTTGCCTTCCAGTCACTTCCAGGCTTCCCAAATggattctccctttctctgtgaaCAAGCCCTCCTTGATCTCATTCAGGGAGTGTTCCCCAGCCACTGTCTTGACCGTATGCTTCTGAGCCGAGAGcagtggaggacagggaggactCT
This sequence is a window from Mus pahari chromosome 14, PAHARI_EIJ_v1.1, whole genome shotgun sequence. Protein-coding genes within it:
- the Socs3 gene encoding suppressor of cytokine signaling 3; this encodes MVTHSKFPAAGMSRPLDTSLRLKTFSSKSEYQLVVNAVRKLQESGFYWSAVTGGEANLLLSAEPAGTFLIRDSSDQRHFFTLSVKTQSGTKNLRIQCEGGSFSLQSDPRSTQPVPRFDCVLKLVHHYMPPPGTPSFSLPPTEPSSEVPEQPPAQALPGSTPKRAYYIYSGGEKIPLVLSRPLSSNVATLQHLCRKTVNGHLDSYEKVTQLPGPIREFLDQYDAPL